A genome region from Pseudanabaena sp. Chao 1811 includes the following:
- a CDS encoding shikimate dehydrogenase has translation MLGSVLGTTKILGVMGFPVSHSLSPVMHNAAIASMGLDYVYVPFPIPVDDLPAAIAGLKAIQSVQGFNLTIPHKVEVIPLLDEVLPIAQSVGAVNTVKRIGDRWVGTNTDVAGFLEPLKQINCDWSQMPAVILGSGGAAKAVVAACLELGCPVIHVLGRDPKKLKKFHGTMTSQLRDYNLRVHPWASLPHLLEVAGIVINATPIGMAHDPHTPISEAEMAILPNHAIAYDLIYTPRPTKFLQIAEARGIKAIDGLEMLINQGAIALEWWLDQPVPIQIMRQALIHHLT, from the coding sequence ATGCTCGGGAGCGTCTTAGGGACAACCAAAATTTTAGGAGTGATGGGGTTTCCCGTCAGCCACAGTCTTTCACCTGTAATGCACAATGCAGCGATCGCATCAATGGGACTGGATTATGTATATGTACCATTCCCGATCCCTGTTGATGATCTGCCTGCGGCGATCGCAGGACTAAAAGCAATTCAATCAGTCCAAGGATTTAACCTCACAATTCCCCACAAGGTTGAAGTAATCCCCTTGCTTGATGAAGTCTTACCGATCGCCCAATCCGTTGGCGCAGTCAATACAGTTAAGCGGATTGGCGATCGTTGGGTTGGCACAAATACTGATGTGGCTGGCTTCCTAGAACCTCTTAAGCAAATTAACTGTGATTGGTCACAAATGCCCGCCGTGATCCTTGGTAGTGGTGGTGCAGCGAAGGCAGTCGTGGCAGCTTGTTTAGAACTTGGTTGCCCCGTAATCCATGTGCTAGGACGCGATCCTAAAAAGCTCAAAAAATTTCACGGCACAATGACCAGTCAACTGCGCGATTACAATCTGCGGGTACATCCTTGGGCATCTCTTCCCCATTTACTAGAAGTAGCAGGCATCGTGATCAATGCTACGCCTATCGGAATGGCGCATGATCCACATACACCAATTTCCGAAGCAGAGATGGCAATCTTACCTAACCATGCGATCGCCTATGACCTGATTTATACTCCTCGCCCTACCAAATTTTTACAGATTGCTGAGGCAAGGGGCATAAAAGCGATCGATGGTTTAGAAATGCTAATTAATCAGGGAGCGATCGCCCTTGAATGGTGGCTTGATCAACCAGTTCCTATTCAAATCATGCGTCAAGCACTAATTCATCATCTAACTTAA
- a CDS encoding PEP-CTERM sorting domain-containing protein — translation MNNTKLFVSTVGLFTISLSAIAKPAEAAYLTYFGQDLGQGESVRLSSTPNSNAARNNFFSNLVGVGTETFESQTTGASAPIAVAFGSDTATITGNGNIRSVASGTNGAGRYPISGNKFYEVSGPFTLTFNTAQAAFGFYGVDIGDFNGQVTLNFTKAGGGNQLFTVPNTATLGGGVLYFGVIGTDPSDQFTSVTFGNTSGGTDVFAFDNFSIGRQEQIRRPVPVPGFIAGIALAAGVLGGKQLRKRKNQVHQIQA, via the coding sequence ATGAATAACACTAAGTTATTTGTATCAACAGTTGGTTTGTTTACTATTTCCCTCTCAGCGATCGCTAAGCCTGCTGAAGCTGCCTACCTGACTTATTTTGGTCAGGATCTAGGACAAGGTGAAAGTGTTAGACTTAGTTCTACTCCAAATTCCAATGCTGCCAGAAACAATTTCTTCTCAAATTTGGTTGGCGTTGGTACAGAAACATTTGAATCCCAAACTACTGGAGCCTCTGCGCCAATTGCTGTTGCCTTCGGATCTGATACTGCAACTATCACTGGTAATGGCAACATTAGGTCAGTCGCCTCTGGAACAAATGGTGCTGGTCGCTACCCAATTTCTGGCAACAAATTCTACGAGGTTTCAGGACCTTTTACCCTTACCTTTAACACAGCTCAAGCTGCCTTCGGTTTCTATGGAGTTGATATCGGTGACTTCAATGGTCAAGTTACATTGAACTTCACAAAAGCAGGCGGTGGAAATCAACTATTTACCGTTCCGAATACCGCAACTCTAGGTGGTGGTGTGCTCTACTTTGGTGTAATTGGCACAGATCCTAGCGATCAATTTACCTCGGTCACATTTGGTAATACATCTGGTGGTACTGATGTCTTCGCATTTGATAATTTCAGTATCGGTAGACAAGAACAAATTCGTCGTCCTGTACCCGTTCCCGGTTTTATCGCAGGTATTGCCTTAGCCGCAGGTGTTTTGGGTGGCAAGCAACTCAGAAAGCGTAAGAATCAAGTTCACCAAATTCAAGCATAG
- a CDS encoding CPBP family intramembrane glutamic endopeptidase — translation MSLFSQAPKQNQDKKNEALSRSQVLIAMAVTAIIFLGISKGWVYLTGIPMVPLYWQPEHGAIGLGIGLGVALLSSLIYEIWESYRLAAQEYLEMVLKPLEPIDLVWLGLLPGLSEEMLFRGVALPALGMNGVALIITSVVFGALHMASAKHLSYTVWAIAVGMMLGAVTMYTGNLLSAIVAHVLTNSLSGIIWKWKQSKIA, via the coding sequence ATGTCTCTATTCTCACAGGCTCCTAAGCAAAATCAAGATAAAAAAAACGAAGCTTTATCGCGATCACAAGTCCTTATTGCGATGGCAGTTACTGCGATTATCTTCTTAGGAATTTCCAAAGGTTGGGTTTACTTAACGGGTATCCCCATGGTTCCACTTTACTGGCAACCCGAACATGGTGCGATCGGTTTGGGAATTGGCTTAGGAGTAGCTTTACTCAGTAGTTTAATTTACGAAATATGGGAAAGCTATCGTCTTGCCGCTCAAGAATATTTAGAAATGGTGCTTAAGCCATTAGAACCAATCGATCTAGTTTGGTTAGGTTTATTACCAGGACTTAGCGAAGAAATGCTTTTTCGTGGTGTAGCTCTGCCTGCCCTTGGTATGAATGGAGTTGCTTTAATCATTACTAGTGTTGTCTTTGGGGCGCTACATATGGCAAGTGCCAAGCATCTGTCCTACACAGTTTGGGCGATCGCTGTGGGCATGATGCTTGGTGCGGTGACAATGTATACAGGCAATCTCCTATCAGCGATCGTTGCCCATGTTCTTACCAATTCTCTCTCAGGCATCATTTGGAAATGGAAACAGTCAAAAATTGCCTAA
- a CDS encoding aminotransferase class V-fold PLP-dependent enzyme, whose product MISSAALSNSLNSDTLERDRERALFAHRSHFPALGVKNRTYFNYGGQGVLCEAALESITRNFHQIEELGCFSNAAGDWMMSEYDATKTAIAQELQVSPKTITLTENTTVGCNIALWAVDWQKGDRLLLSDCEHPGIIASAVQIQKRFGIEIDYFPLSNTRNASAEGKDSGEVVDLLIQHLQPQTRMVMLSHVCWNTGQVLPLQAIAKACHAHNVLVAVDAAQSVGVLPLNLAEMEADFYAFTNHKWWCAPLGLGALYIRPEIFDQIEPVFVGWRGLTGKLPIPQWKQDGAKFEVASSTYTLYEALRIAIAHSNSWGTQQQRYRRICELSQILWQQLNDLPHINCVRQLPPESGLISFQINRELAKSAIAQKNHALIAKHLESEYQIFIRALPEPDCLRASVHYLTSIADLDRLVEIISSLA is encoded by the coding sequence TTGATTTCTTCAGCAGCACTTTCTAATAGTCTAAATTCTGATACTTTAGAGCGCGATCGCGAACGGGCTTTGTTCGCACATCGATCGCATTTCCCTGCTTTAGGAGTTAAAAATCGTACTTACTTTAACTATGGTGGACAAGGCGTTTTATGTGAAGCAGCTCTAGAGTCCATCACGCGCAATTTCCACCAGATTGAGGAGCTTGGTTGTTTTTCCAATGCCGCAGGCGATTGGATGATGTCCGAATATGATGCGACTAAAACTGCGATCGCCCAAGAATTACAAGTCAGCCCGAAGACAATCACCCTCACAGAAAATACTACTGTCGGCTGCAATATTGCACTGTGGGCGGTAGATTGGCAAAAAGGCGATCGCCTATTGCTATCAGACTGCGAACATCCTGGAATTATTGCCAGCGCTGTCCAGATTCAAAAGCGCTTTGGTATTGAAATCGATTATTTTCCCTTAAGCAATACTCGTAATGCAAGCGCTGAGGGTAAAGATAGCGGCGAAGTAGTTGATTTATTGATACAGCATTTGCAACCACAGACCCGCATGGTGATGCTTAGCCATGTCTGTTGGAATACAGGACAGGTTTTGCCATTACAAGCGATCGCCAAAGCTTGCCATGCTCACAATGTCTTAGTTGCTGTTGATGCGGCTCAGTCAGTGGGTGTGCTTCCCCTCAATCTTGCGGAGATGGAAGCGGATTTCTATGCTTTTACAAACCATAAATGGTGGTGTGCACCTCTTGGATTAGGTGCGCTATATATTCGTCCTGAAATCTTTGATCAAATTGAGCCTGTATTTGTTGGTTGGCGAGGATTGACGGGTAAACTGCCAATTCCGCAATGGAAACAGGATGGAGCTAAGTTTGAGGTGGCTAGCTCGACCTACACCCTTTACGAGGCTCTAAGGATTGCGATCGCCCATTCTAATAGTTGGGGAACGCAACAACAACGCTATAGGCGAATTTGTGAACTAAGCCAAATTTTATGGCAACAACTAAATGATTTGCCCCACATTAACTGTGTGCGCCAACTACCACCAGAGTCGGGATTAATTTCCTTTCAAATAAATAGAGAACTCGCTAAAAGTGCGATCGCCCAAAAAAATCATGCACTAATTGCTAAACATTTAGAATCGGAGTATCAAATTTTTATCCGAGCCCTGCCCGAACCAGATTGTCTAAGAGCTTCGGTGCATTACCTGACTTCTATCGCTGACCTTGATCGTCTCGTCGAAATTATTTCCAGTCTTGCTTAA
- a CDS encoding NINE protein gives MKNRTSAILWCFFLGAFGAHKFYLGQSGWGIVYLLFFWTGIPSLAAFVEFIMLLVMSDDEFNRRFNGGNAPQTNPSVKDSTSALSDLKRLYDEGVITAEEYEEKRKKLLKNI, from the coding sequence ATGAAAAATAGGACTAGTGCCATTCTTTGGTGTTTCTTCTTAGGGGCATTTGGCGCACATAAATTTTATCTTGGACAAAGTGGCTGGGGAATTGTTTATCTACTATTTTTTTGGACTGGGATTCCATCCCTAGCCGCATTTGTGGAATTCATTATGCTGTTAGTGATGAGTGATGACGAATTTAACCGTAGATTTAATGGTGGTAATGCCCCACAAACTAATCCATCCGTCAAAGATTCAACATCTGCCCTCAGCGATCTCAAGAGACTTTATGATGAAGGTGTGATCACTGCTGAGGAGTACGAAGAAAAAAGGAAGAAGCTGCTTAAGAATATTTAG
- a CDS encoding helix-hairpin-helix domain-containing protein: protein MSQPSWFDQIPAWVWCSCVPVFGGGAIAYAGVKSGSNLWIGIGAAFVAVIFLPIPDEAIMVAWIAQIATAFALKRSYLIKTYPKDLALPEDANLFGAIAANRPKIDINTCSKNDMVNTLGLPIVYANDIESLRNEGHIFTSIEELHDIIEIPNATLRKIEPMITFSYDYRQEAGYSWKRINSMNVDDLIGLGIEPNAAKVIAEERQRRGDFKSIMDIKRRTGIPFSAYRHLT, encoded by the coding sequence ATGTCTCAACCTTCATGGTTTGATCAAATACCAGCATGGGTTTGGTGCTCTTGTGTCCCAGTCTTTGGTGGTGGGGCGATCGCTTATGCTGGTGTAAAATCTGGCTCCAATCTCTGGATTGGTATTGGGGCAGCCTTTGTTGCTGTCATATTTCTACCAATTCCCGATGAAGCAATCATGGTTGCTTGGATTGCTCAAATCGCCACTGCTTTTGCGCTTAAACGGAGTTATTTAATTAAAACTTATCCCAAAGATCTAGCATTACCTGAAGATGCCAATCTATTTGGAGCGATCGCTGCAAATCGTCCCAAGATTGACATTAACACCTGTTCTAAAAATGACATGGTCAATACTTTGGGATTACCGATTGTCTATGCCAATGATATTGAATCCTTACGCAATGAAGGACATATCTTCACTAGCATAGAGGAACTCCATGACATTATCGAAATTCCTAATGCCACCCTCAGAAAAATTGAGCCAATGATCACGTTTAGCTATGACTATCGCCAAGAGGCAGGTTATTCATGGAAGCGGATTAACTCTATGAATGTAGATGATTTGATTGGCTTAGGCATAGAACCAAATGCTGCGAAAGTGATCGCTGAAGAGCGTCAACGTCGTGGAGACTTTAAATCAATTATGGATATCAAAAGGCGTACTGGCATCCCTTTTAGTGCCTATCGTCATCTTACCTAA
- a CDS encoding pentapeptide repeat-containing protein, which translates to MSIFKMSLKESLAKHKLWLDSHGENGQRFSAAGANFEKTDLIQANLRKANLSGANLSKANLSGANLHEATLFGAKLRGANLNDADLSSALLSGAELQNANLQRAILTEALLCEADLTGADLNHANLHKANLSLGIPEFVKAKNIQSLLLGNTVPSLVANQTNLEEANLSGANLSEANLDFANLFAANLEGANLTKAKLFAVNLSKANLLRANLSGADLFQVKALATNFSFANLTDACIEGWAIDSGTNFDQVICDSIYLKHVLRSLPDYILRRYSDRRPFNPKTRFAQGDLAKLVSKENAIAELEDRGSDLLQQYLLIEEIHQIFGELSEQYAQRYADASESDRQTILKLEIKYQLRRNPAFRERLLDALNSQNQELNKLLANNTFVQVPPELLQSWI; encoded by the coding sequence ATGTCAATTTTCAAAATGTCTCTGAAAGAAAGCTTAGCGAAACATAAGCTATGGTTAGATAGTCACGGGGAGAATGGGCAGCGTTTTAGTGCGGCTGGCGCAAACTTTGAAAAGACAGATCTCATTCAAGCAAATCTCCGTAAAGCCAACCTCAGTGGGGCAAATCTTAGCAAGGCTAATCTCAGTGGCGCAAATTTGCATGAAGCCACATTGTTTGGGGCAAAATTGAGGGGAGCAAATCTCAATGATGCAGATCTGAGTTCAGCTTTGTTGAGTGGTGCAGAATTGCAAAATGCCAATCTCCAAAGAGCAATTCTGACCGAGGCACTACTTTGTGAGGCTGATTTAACAGGTGCAGATCTTAATCATGCAAATCTACACAAGGCAAATCTTAGTTTAGGAATACCTGAATTTGTCAAAGCTAAAAATATTCAATCGCTATTACTGGGGAACACAGTTCCATCTCTAGTTGCCAATCAAACAAATCTTGAAGAAGCAAACTTGAGTGGAGCTAATCTTAGTGAAGCTAATCTAGACTTTGCGAACCTCTTTGCGGCGAATCTCGAAGGAGCCAATCTGACTAAAGCTAAGCTCTTCGCTGTAAATCTTAGTAAAGCAAATCTATTGAGAGCAAATTTATCTGGAGCAGATTTATTTCAAGTTAAAGCTTTAGCAACTAACTTTAGTTTTGCGAATCTGACTGATGCTTGTATTGAAGGCTGGGCAATTGATTCAGGTACTAATTTTGATCAGGTAATTTGTGATTCTATCTATTTGAAGCATGTTCTTAGGAGCTTGCCTGATTATATTCTCAGGAGATATAGCGATCGCCGTCCTTTTAATCCTAAAACTAGGTTTGCTCAAGGGGATTTGGCAAAATTAGTAAGTAAAGAAAATGCGATCGCAGAATTAGAAGATCGAGGTTCAGATCTGTTACAGCAATATCTTCTCATCGAAGAAATTCATCAGATCTTTGGAGAGTTATCTGAGCAATATGCTCAACGCTATGCTGATGCTTCAGAAAGCGATCGCCAAACTATTCTCAAATTAGAAATTAAATATCAACTAAGGAGAAATCCAGCCTTTAGGGAGCGTTTATTGGATGCCCTCAATTCACAGAATCAAGAATTAAATAAACTCCTAGCGAATAATACGTTTGTTCAGGTTCCCCCAGAGCTTTTGCAAAGCTGGATTTAG
- a CDS encoding BLUF domain-containing protein: MALYRLIYVSQAIAGLEYPDLVNILEKSEQNNRTVGITGMLSFGDGMFLQVLEGSRRVVSQTYNRILLDKRHVNAELIEFSEIEHRDFGLWSMKVVQMDSQPQLRNIILKYSSSETFSPISMTGRQSLSFLRELTELYQKGTISNN, encoded by the coding sequence ATGGCTCTCTATCGCTTAATTTATGTTAGTCAGGCGATCGCAGGACTAGAATATCCCGACTTGGTAAATATCTTAGAAAAGTCAGAACAGAACAATAGAACAGTAGGCATTACAGGAATGTTGAGTTTCGGTGATGGGATGTTTTTGCAGGTATTAGAGGGCAGTCGGCGGGTAGTCAGTCAGACCTATAATCGCATTTTGCTAGATAAGCGCCATGTCAATGCAGAATTAATCGAGTTTTCAGAAATTGAACACCGTGATTTTGGACTTTGGTCGATGAAGGTAGTGCAAATGGATAGTCAACCACAGCTTCGCAACATTATTCTAAAATATTCGAGTTCAGAGACTTTTTCGCCTATCTCGATGACTGGTAGACAAAGCCTGAGCTTTTTGCGTGAACTCACAGAACTCTATCAAAAAGGCACTATCTCTAATAATTAA
- a CDS encoding IS982 family transposase: MNNIVSHLDITRIFCEVDDFCQSFEKHWEEQPMLPSMIGERKSRSRMRLSEVMTIEIAFHGSGYKTFKEFYTLTVIPFWRKAFPHLVSYTRFVELMPWTMMLLCCFLHTRKGEVTGISFIDSTPINVCVPCHAHAHKVFKGMVNWGKNSVGWHFGFKLHLIINDKGELLAFKLTPANVDDREPVPEMAQDLFGQLFGDRGYISQKLFEKLYEQGLQLITKRKKNMKNCLVKLIDKILLCKRAIIESVNDQLKNISQIEHSRHRSFFNFLVNLLAGLVAYTYRQSKPALDLQPKGLPALPPAIF; the protein is encoded by the coding sequence ATGAACAATATCGTATCGCACTTAGATATCACACGAATCTTCTGTGAAGTAGATGATTTTTGCCAAAGTTTTGAAAAACACTGGGAAGAGCAACCAATGTTGCCATCAATGATAGGAGAAAGAAAAAGTCGTTCCAGAATGAGACTGAGTGAAGTGATGACGATAGAGATCGCCTTTCATGGGTCAGGATATAAAACCTTCAAAGAGTTCTATACCCTAACTGTAATACCGTTTTGGCGAAAAGCTTTTCCGCACTTAGTAAGCTACACCCGTTTTGTCGAGCTAATGCCTTGGACAATGATGTTGTTATGTTGCTTTCTCCATACCCGTAAAGGAGAAGTGACAGGGATATCATTCATTGACTCCACGCCAATAAATGTCTGTGTCCCTTGCCACGCCCACGCTCACAAAGTATTTAAAGGAATGGTCAATTGGGGCAAAAACTCAGTCGGATGGCACTTTGGTTTCAAACTACATTTGATTATTAATGACAAAGGGGAATTGCTTGCTTTCAAACTCACACCAGCCAATGTCGATGACCGTGAACCTGTGCCTGAGATGGCTCAAGACCTCTTTGGTCAATTGTTTGGTGACCGTGGTTATATCTCCCAAAAGTTGTTTGAAAAGCTCTATGAACAAGGTTTGCAACTGATTACCAAGCGCAAGAAAAATATGAAAAACTGTCTGGTCAAGTTGATTGACAAAATTCTGCTTTGCAAGCGCGCAATTATTGAGTCCGTCAATGACCAACTCAAGAACATTTCTCAGATTGAGCATTCTCGTCATCGCAGCTTTTTCAATTTTCTCGTTAATCTTCTTGCTGGCTTAGTTGCCTATACCTATCGCCAGTCTAAACCTGCTTTAGATCTTCAGCCTAAAGGCTTGCCTGCTCTTCCTCCTGCCATCTTTTAG
- a CDS encoding GUN4 domain-containing protein, which yields MARNFAVVVGINNYKKIQPLKYAKSDAEKMRDFFMQDLQVSPENLYFFSDDSPCDVWGRDTQPTYSNLETFFTESFETPFLESGDTLWFYFSGHGMPYEGRDCLLPIDFSLSIASKTTIPLSSITDRLRRSGADNVVMLIDACRSDGAKNAGMGIGEEKQQGVITFFSCSPSQVSYEIDEIGQGAFTNVLLEALRIQGEGNCATVERFANYLKFRVPKLTQRYKNYAQTPYVVVEPETKLHYILLPKFANLTDIALLREHALQAEIEEDFTLAFQLWMRINVASGGTDIKVINAFQRLANKQSIPNSQLKERFSDQGSKKSVAPPVPEVKKNPVELVSAKGIDYRELEKLLKSQEWRKADELTAKLIHQFAYREKEGCLDSEKIEAFPCEDLRTIDQLWVHYSNSKFGFSIQKKLWLDCGGEIGKFDHKVFKKFASKVGWYHPQRDNWRTHTEFINDTKNTQDSLLASFPKMLRFYKGSGDGGYDDLLNGYLFSLRAIFSLAMTYEL from the coding sequence ATGGCAAGAAATTTCGCGGTGGTCGTCGGGATTAATAATTACAAAAAAATCCAGCCTCTAAAGTATGCCAAAAGCGATGCTGAGAAGATGCGTGATTTTTTCATGCAGGATTTGCAGGTTAGCCCTGAAAATTTGTACTTTTTTTCTGACGATTCTCCATGCGATGTTTGGGGCAGGGATACCCAACCAACCTACAGCAATCTTGAAACTTTTTTTACGGAAAGTTTTGAAACTCCATTCCTAGAGTCAGGTGATACGCTGTGGTTCTACTTTAGCGGTCATGGAATGCCCTATGAAGGCAGAGATTGCCTTTTGCCAATTGATTTCAGTCTCAGCATTGCTTCCAAGACAACAATTCCCTTGTCAAGTATTACAGATCGTTTGCGGCGGAGTGGGGCGGACAATGTGGTGATGTTGATCGATGCTTGTCGCAGTGATGGTGCGAAGAATGCAGGTATGGGCATCGGTGAGGAGAAGCAGCAAGGTGTAATCACGTTCTTTTCTTGTAGTCCGTCACAGGTTTCCTATGAGATTGATGAGATTGGGCAAGGGGCTTTTACAAATGTGTTGCTGGAGGCTTTGCGGATTCAGGGTGAGGGGAATTGTGCGACAGTAGAACGTTTTGCTAATTATTTGAAATTTCGTGTACCAAAGTTGACGCAAAGGTACAAGAATTATGCACAAACTCCTTACGTTGTGGTTGAACCTGAAACTAAGTTGCATTACATTCTGTTGCCGAAGTTTGCCAATCTTACTGATATTGCTTTACTAAGAGAACATGCGCTCCAAGCGGAAATTGAAGAAGATTTTACTCTGGCTTTTCAGTTATGGATGCGGATAAATGTGGCATCTGGTGGAACGGATATAAAGGTGATTAATGCTTTTCAGCGTTTGGCTAATAAGCAATCTATTCCTAATTCGCAATTAAAGGAAAGATTTAGCGATCAGGGTAGTAAAAAATCTGTAGCGCCGCCTGTTCCAGAGGTCAAGAAAAATCCTGTAGAATTGGTGAGTGCGAAGGGGATTGATTATCGTGAGTTGGAGAAATTGCTAAAGTCGCAGGAATGGCGCAAAGCGGATGAACTGACTGCTAAATTGATACATCAGTTTGCTTATCGGGAAAAAGAGGGTTGTCTAGATAGTGAGAAGATTGAGGCTTTCCCTTGCGAAGATTTGCGGACGATCGATCAGTTGTGGGTGCATTACAGTAATAGCAAGTTTGGCTTTAGCATTCAGAAAAAGCTCTGGCTAGACTGTGGCGGCGAAATCGGCAAATTTGATCATAAGGTGTTTAAAAAATTTGCGTCAAAAGTTGGTTGGTATCATCCACAAAGAGACAACTGGAGGACGCATACTGAATTTATTAATGACACAAAAAATACACAAGATTCTCTTCTAGCAAGCTTTCCAAAGATGTTGAGATTTTATAAAGGTAGTGGGGATGGTGGGTACGATGATTTGCTTAATGGTTATCTCTTCTCTCTTAGAGCGATTTTTTCTCTAGCAATGACTTATGAACTTTAG
- a CDS encoding Pepco domain-containing protein encodes MQEQDWSDEELWIVTASDRQESQSGQKTVAFSPANPRSAATVSGEAIKESRVKAENLAAQMSQFVRVIGRVFADAQKQIDPQAGLQLDEIKLAVDISAKGEIKLLGTGIETSGKGAIELKFKRAELPKKSQPSESV; translated from the coding sequence ATGCAGGAACAAGATTGGAGTGATGAGGAACTGTGGATCGTGACCGCTAGCGATCGCCAAGAATCTCAATCTGGGCAAAAGACAGTTGCTTTCAGTCCCGCTAACCCACGCTCAGCAGCAACAGTATCAGGGGAAGCGATTAAAGAAAGTCGGGTGAAAGCGGAGAACTTGGCGGCGCAGATGTCCCAGTTTGTGCGGGTGATTGGTCGAGTCTTTGCTGATGCTCAAAAACAAATTGATCCCCAAGCAGGGCTACAACTAGATGAGATCAAATTGGCGGTTGACATTTCTGCTAAGGGTGAAATTAAGCTCTTGGGTACGGGGATTGAAACCTCTGGAAAAGGGGCGATCGAGTTAAAATTTAAGCGAGCAGAGTTACCTAAAAAATCTCAGCCTTCGGAGTCTGTTTAA
- a CDS encoding Uma2 family endonuclease — protein MNALTISLESVIDLTDEQFFQLCRKNSDLRFERNAQGDITVMAPEGGETGMRSASITTDLGIWNRQTKLGVTFGSSTGFKLPNGSDRSPDASWILKERWEALTTEQRSRFAPICPDFVIELMSPSDNLKVTQAKMQEYQDNGARLGWLINRKDREVEIYRIGKPKEVLQNPSSLSGEDVLPEFVLSLEEIW, from the coding sequence ATGAACGCTTTAACAATCAGCCTAGAGTCTGTCATCGATCTTACCGATGAACAGTTCTTTCAACTTTGTCGCAAAAATAGTGACCTCAGATTCGAGCGCAATGCTCAAGGAGATATTACCGTCATGGCTCCAGAGGGTGGCGAAACAGGGATGCGTAGTGCTAGCATCACCACCGATTTAGGAATTTGGAATCGCCAGACTAAGTTAGGCGTTACTTTTGGCTCGTCCACAGGTTTTAAACTTCCTAATGGTAGCGATCGCTCTCCTGATGCCTCATGGATCTTGAAAGAGCGATGGGAAGCTTTAACGACCGAACAGCGATCGCGATTTGCGCCAATTTGTCCAGATTTTGTGATTGAGTTAATGTCTCCTAGTGATAACTTGAAGGTCACGCAAGCGAAGATGCAGGAATATCAAGACAATGGCGCAAGGCTTGGCTGGCTGATTAATCGCAAAGATCGCGAAGTGGAAATCTATCGTATTGGGAAGCCTAAGGAAGTTTTACAAAATCCGAGTTCTCTCTCTGGGGAAGATGTATTACCTGAGTTTGTATTGAGCCTTGAGGAAATTTGGTAA